The Mauremys mutica isolate MM-2020 ecotype Southern chromosome 1, ASM2049712v1, whole genome shotgun sequence genome has a segment encoding these proteins:
- the LOC123344279 gene encoding uncharacterized protein LOC123344279: protein MSACGAVFKVFSKTGERMNRQFVEDRAMVIDPLPFIWNVKGPGPHYCLDMKMSRLKGLAFAFEFGSVNPRIVKLDISLNELEELQPEALFPFENLSELDASLNALGVIRGIEVLPNLVVLNLSHNALRDLRSLENCIHLSVLNVSHNQVRALGDMPLLSNLTRLHLGSNKLRSLEGIQNLPQLCELYVQKNRISSLLPLSSSLALNVLDAASNEISSLQQALHVLGGLRRLRHLKLQGNPLARDSRYVAAIKQATSVETLDHALLRDPPHRSALSLFSWSLLRESVAGSMDSGPTKEDLKKSASRIFLERLQRKTESTEHAVHHLHSRILDLREELREYEETFRTEVDGCIRYIDALPSEDFQGLVNPQEIPNAMEKYLFTKFWERWQHGRRKPANIPYKELTKPEEVIKAAVRLLSNPPLHPPPDDANI, encoded by the exons ATGTCTGCCTGTGGCGCTGTGTTCAAGGTGTTCTCAAAGACGGGTGAGAGGATGAACCGGCAGTTTGTTGAGGATCGGGCCATGGTGATTGACCCGCTCCCTTTTATCTGGAATGTCAAAGGACCTGGGCCTCACTACTGTCTTGATATGAAGATGTCCCGGCTCAAAGGACTGGCCTTCGCCTTTGAATTCGGATCAGTGAACCCCAG GATCGTTAAACTTGACATCTCTTTAAATGAGCTGGAAGAACTGCAGCCTGAAGCGCTTTTTCCTTTTGAGAATCTCTCTGAATTGGATGCATCCCTCAATGCTTTAGGCGT CATCAGAGGGATTGAAGTTCTTCCCAACCTCGTTGTATTAAACCTCAGTCATAATGCACTCAGAGACCTGAGAAGTTTAGAAAACTGCATCCACCTGTCTGTGCTGAATGTTTCTCACAATCAAGTGAGAGCCCTGGGGGACATGCCACTCCTGAGCAACCTGACGCGGCTTCACTTGGGTTCCAACAAG CTGAGGTCTCTGGAAGGCATTCAGAATTTGCCCCAGCTCTGTGAACTCTATGTCCAGAAGAACCGGATTTCCAGCTTACTGCCTCTTTCTTCCTCATTGGCTCTCAATGTACTGGATGCTGCCAGCAATGAGATCAGCTCCCTACAGCAGGCCCTGCATGTGCTTGGAGGACTCCGCAGGCTGAGACATCTCAAACTCCAG GGCAACCCGCTGGCCCGGGACAGCCGCTACGTCGCTGCAATCAAACAGGCCACTTCTGTGGAGACCCTGGACCACGCGCTTCTCAGGGACCCACCTCACCGCTCAGCCTTGTCTTTGTTCAGCTGGTCTCTACTCAGAGAATCAGTGGCCGGTTCGATGGACTCAGGTCCAACCAAGGAGGATCTGAAAAAATCAGCTAGTAGGATCTTCCTGGAGAGACTGCAGCGTAAGACGGAGAGCACTGAGCACGCTGTACATCACTTGCACAGCAGAATACT ggACCTGCGGGAAGAGCTGAGAGAATACGAAGAAACCTTCAGAACAGAAGTGGATGGCTGCATAAG GTACATCGACGCTCTCCCATCTGAGGATTTCCAGGGCTTGGTTAATCCTCAGGAGATCCCGAATGCCATGGAGAAGTATCTGTTCACCAAGTTCTGGGAGAGATGGCAGCATGGCAGAAGGAAGCCGGCCAATATACCCTACAAGGAGCTGACCAAACCTGAGGAA